In Sphingobium sp. B2D3C, a genomic segment contains:
- a CDS encoding type II and III secretion system protein family protein: protein MNSPSRLRMARTATGVLATALALTVSATVAPALHAQATMAPKTDGTLLLAVGESRVINLPANLTDVVIANPNVVDVHVRSQRQVYLIAKASGETNVFITARDGKMLYANAVRVGNNITSIDQMLRLAMPESDVQVNTMNGMVLLTGTVAAPEDAAEVQRLVQAFSGADTNVVSRLRTATPLQVNLQVRIAEVNKNFTKSLGFNLITQDTTGGFLFGIGRGNPGSLATGQFNVIENGTSMAFSGNLLGLDVLGTLDVAENQGLAVTLANPNLTALSGETASFLAGGEVPIPIATQQQVSVEYKQYGVSLAFTPTVLANGRISMRVRPEVSQLDSSSAVRVSGFDIPGIQTRRAETTVELGSGQSFMIGGLLSTASGNTIEKTPFLGDIPILGNLFKSQSYRRQETELVIIVTPYLVRPVDARQIALPTDGYRNADDAQRILGGQIQDGRSGDARPTPQALPPKTVEQGSVAARSGNAAPGFSF from the coding sequence ATGAACAGCCCGTCCAGGCTCCGTATGGCGCGCACCGCGACCGGCGTTCTCGCCACCGCGCTCGCCCTGACCGTCAGCGCTACCGTTGCGCCGGCCCTTCATGCCCAGGCGACCATGGCGCCCAAGACGGACGGCACGCTGCTGCTGGCCGTTGGCGAAAGCCGGGTGATCAACCTGCCGGCCAATCTCACCGACGTGGTGATCGCCAACCCCAATGTGGTCGATGTGCATGTCCGCTCGCAGCGGCAGGTCTATCTGATCGCTAAGGCATCGGGCGAAACCAACGTGTTCATCACGGCGCGTGATGGCAAGATGCTCTACGCCAATGCCGTGCGGGTGGGGAACAACATCACCAGCATCGACCAGATGCTCCGCCTCGCCATGCCTGAATCGGATGTGCAGGTGAACACCATGAACGGCATGGTGCTGCTCACCGGCACCGTCGCCGCACCGGAAGACGCTGCCGAGGTCCAGCGGCTCGTTCAGGCCTTCTCGGGCGCCGACACCAATGTGGTCAGCCGGCTGCGCACCGCGACGCCGCTGCAGGTCAACCTGCAGGTCCGCATTGCGGAAGTGAACAAGAACTTCACGAAATCGCTGGGCTTCAACCTCATCACGCAGGACACGACGGGTGGCTTCCTGTTCGGCATCGGTCGCGGCAATCCCGGATCGCTGGCGACGGGCCAGTTCAACGTCATCGAGAACGGCACGTCCATGGCCTTCTCTGGCAATCTGCTGGGCCTCGATGTGCTCGGCACGCTCGATGTGGCCGAAAATCAGGGCCTTGCGGTCACGCTGGCCAATCCGAACCTGACGGCGCTCTCCGGCGAGACGGCGAGTTTCCTCGCGGGCGGCGAGGTGCCGATCCCCATCGCAACCCAGCAGCAGGTCAGCGTCGAATATAAGCAATATGGCGTCAGTCTGGCATTCACCCCCACGGTGCTCGCCAATGGCCGCATCTCGATGCGCGTGCGGCCCGAGGTCTCGCAGCTCGACAGCAGCTCCGCGGTGCGCGTGAGTGGGTTCGACATTCCCGGCATCCAGACCCGCCGCGCGGAGACGACCGTGGAACTCGGCTCGGGCCAGAGCTTCATGATCGGCGGCCTGCTCTCCACGGCGAGCGGCAACACGATCGAGAAGACGCCGTTCCTGGGCGACATCCCCATCCTCGGCAATCTGTTCAAGTCGCAGAGCTATAGGCGTCAGGAAACCGAGCTGGTGATCATCGTCACGCCCTATCTCGTGCGCCCGGTCGACGCGCGCCAGATCGCGCTGCCGACTGACGGTTATCGCAATGCCGATGACGCGCAACGCATTCTGGGCGGGCAGATCCAGGACGGCAGATCCGGCGATGCCCGGCCCACGCCCCAAGCCCTGCCCCCCAAGACGGTCGAGCAGGGCAGCGTCGCCGCGCGCTCGGGCAATGCCGCACCCGGCTTCAGCTTCTGA
- the cpaB gene encoding Flp pilus assembly protein CpaB codes for MEPKKIALLAGALIIAVAAAFLARSMFTSGGGSPQATASAMPDTAQMPHVLVATKPLPVGTIVGPDAYRFQPWPKELVEDAYYIQGKADEAQMVGAVVRTAIAAGQPVTQGSLIKPGDRGFLAAALSPGMRAVTVPVSVQSSVAGFVFPGDRVDLVLTQSVPGGGDGPPLKVSETILRNLRVLATDQRTNALDESGNPVVRTFSNVTMEVTPRMAEKISVAQTVGALSLALRSLADNTQELEAALASGDIDAVDAENGGNTLITAARPVDGRSTYSTGADVSRYQRSTVPAKPIDPSGAPSGNGPMVRVARGTAVTNVELGSK; via the coding sequence ATGGAACCGAAGAAGATCGCGCTGCTTGCTGGCGCGTTGATCATAGCGGTGGCGGCGGCGTTTCTCGCCCGGTCCATGTTCACCAGCGGCGGGGGATCGCCACAGGCAACGGCATCGGCCATGCCCGATACCGCGCAGATGCCGCATGTGCTGGTGGCGACCAAGCCGCTGCCTGTCGGGACGATCGTCGGGCCGGATGCCTATCGCTTCCAACCCTGGCCCAAGGAACTGGTCGAGGACGCCTATTATATTCAGGGGAAAGCCGACGAGGCTCAGATGGTCGGCGCGGTCGTGCGCACCGCCATCGCGGCAGGCCAGCCGGTCACGCAGGGATCGCTGATCAAGCCGGGCGACCGCGGCTTCCTCGCCGCAGCCCTCAGCCCCGGCATGCGCGCCGTGACAGTGCCTGTCTCCGTGCAGAGCAGCGTTGCTGGTTTTGTTTTCCCCGGTGACCGCGTCGACCTGGTGCTCACGCAGAGCGTGCCCGGCGGCGGCGACGGCCCGCCCCTCAAAGTCTCCGAGACCATCCTGCGTAACCTGCGCGTGCTGGCGACCGATCAACGCACCAACGCCCTCGACGAATCGGGCAATCCGGTGGTGCGGACATTCTCCAACGTGACCATGGAAGTCACGCCGCGCATGGCCGAAAAGATCAGCGTCGCGCAGACCGTTGGCGCGCTGTCGCTGGCCCTGCGCTCGCTTGCCGACAACACGCAGGAGCTGGAAGCCGCGCTGGCCTCCGGCGACATCGATGCGGTGGATGCCGAGAATGGCGGCAACACGCTGATCACCGCTGCGCGGCCGGTCGATGGCCGCTCCACCTATTCCACCGGTGCCGACGTGTCGCGCTACCAGCGCAGCACCGTTCCCGCCAAACCCATCGACCCCTCGGGCGCACCGTCCGGCAATGGTCCGATGGTGCGCGTGGCGCGGGGGACGGCGGTCACCAATGTCGAGCTGGGGAGCAAGTGA
- a CDS encoding prepilin peptidase has protein sequence MSGVWISTALSAVLALLLIWGATTDLRSRIISNRLNLSIALLAPCWWWANGLSFYPDVLLQVGLAAAVFLLFTGLFALGMMGGGDVKMLGALALWLPLAAMSTLIIVMALIGGLVTIVTVVHHRTTRRIGQPEIPYGVAIALAGLWVLGERYLNHLT, from the coding sequence ATGTCGGGTGTCTGGATATCGACAGCGCTCAGCGCCGTGCTGGCTTTGCTCCTCATATGGGGAGCGACGACGGACTTGCGCAGCCGAATCATATCCAACCGCCTCAATCTGTCCATCGCGCTGCTCGCGCCCTGCTGGTGGTGGGCCAATGGCCTGTCCTTCTATCCTGACGTTCTGCTGCAAGTCGGCCTTGCCGCCGCAGTTTTCCTGCTGTTCACGGGCTTGTTCGCGCTCGGCATGATGGGCGGGGGCGACGTCAAGATGCTTGGCGCGCTGGCCTTGTGGCTTCCGCTGGCGGCAATGTCGACCCTCATCATCGTCATGGCGCTGATCGGCGGCCTGGTCACCATCGTGACCGTCGTCCACCACCGGACGACGCGCCGAATCGGCCAGCCGGAGATCCCCTACGGCGTCGCCATCGCGCTCGCGGGCCTTTGGGTTCTCGGCGAACGCTATCTTAACCATTTGACTTAA
- a CDS encoding NAD(P)/FAD-dependent oxidoreductase, whose product MTSVDILIVGGGIAGFSLAAGIAGSARVILIEQEDQPGYHASGRSVAFWEETYGGPGVQPLTSASGPMLARPEPSFSEHGFLSPRGAIHLGRHDQQGLADRLIADFASSHVQFTRLGREAVAEAVPGIRDEWTIGVAAPSCADIDTGGLLAAYRRAARRGGVEERLTNRLLSARREGAGWAVETSDGPLSCGIIVDAAGAWADDVARRCGVVPLGITPLRRTVVQLRCPTAPAHVPLVIALDGSFYFKSEGQGRLWVTPHDETPDDARDVVPEELDVARAVDRFMQVTDWPVAAVEHKWAGLRSFAPDRLPVYGYDAAVPGFFWFAGQGGFGMQTAPAAAQIGAATLLDEALPTAVRHIDASIYAPDRFGSSR is encoded by the coding sequence ATGACCTCGGTCGATATCCTTATCGTCGGCGGCGGTATCGCCGGGTTCAGTCTGGCCGCAGGCATAGCCGGCAGCGCTCGGGTCATTCTCATCGAGCAGGAAGATCAGCCCGGCTATCACGCGTCCGGGCGGTCGGTGGCGTTCTGGGAAGAGACCTATGGTGGTCCCGGCGTACAGCCGTTGACCAGTGCGAGCGGGCCGATGCTGGCGCGGCCGGAACCGTCATTTTCCGAGCATGGCTTTCTCTCGCCGCGCGGCGCCATCCACCTTGGCCGCCATGATCAGCAGGGGCTTGCCGACCGCTTGATCGCCGATTTCGCGAGCAGCCATGTCCAGTTCACGCGACTCGGGCGTGAGGCGGTTGCCGAGGCCGTGCCGGGCATCCGTGACGAATGGACGATCGGTGTCGCGGCCCCCTCCTGTGCGGACATCGATACCGGCGGGCTTCTCGCTGCCTATCGGCGGGCCGCACGACGCGGCGGCGTGGAAGAGCGGCTGACGAATCGGCTGCTTTCAGCGCGCCGCGAGGGCGCTGGCTGGGCTGTGGAGACCAGCGACGGGCCGCTGTCGTGCGGCATCATCGTCGATGCAGCCGGCGCCTGGGCCGATGATGTCGCCCGGCGTTGCGGCGTCGTGCCGCTGGGCATCACGCCCCTGCGCCGGACGGTCGTGCAACTGCGCTGCCCAACGGCGCCCGCGCATGTCCCGCTGGTCATCGCGCTCGATGGAAGCTTCTACTTCAAGTCGGAAGGGCAGGGGCGCTTGTGGGTGACCCCGCATGACGAAACGCCGGACGATGCACGCGACGTGGTGCCGGAAGAGCTGGATGTCGCGCGCGCGGTCGATCGGTTCATGCAGGTCACCGACTGGCCGGTCGCGGCCGTGGAGCATAAATGGGCAGGACTCCGTAGCTTCGCGCCCGACCGGCTGCCGGTCTATGGCTATGATGCGGCTGTGCCCGGCTTTTTCTGGTTCGCGGGACAGGGCGGTTTCGGCATGCAAACGGCGCCGGCCGCAGCACAGATCGGCGCGGCCACGTTGCTCGACGAGGCGCTGCCGACGGCGGTCCGGCACATCGATGCATCCATCTACGCGCCGGATCGGTTCGGGTCGTCCCGCTGA
- a CDS encoding c-type cytochrome yields the protein MSTLRALSTRAHAALILPCLAVLSACGGSAEPVQNNVSEPDNVQENAVNAAVVPVTNEASNQAAATPAPAAGATEAAATKPAAETAAPKETAAAAPAPAKVATSAPASAPAAAPEGDAANGAKLFAQCRVCHSVEPDKNGLGPSLHGVVGRKAGTLAGFNYSPAVKGSGITWSASALNTYLRSPMKAMPGTKMAFAGIADDAKRADVIAYLQTLK from the coding sequence ATGTCCACCCTTCGCGCGCTGTCGACTCGCGCTCACGCTGCCCTGATCCTGCCTTGCCTTGCCGTGCTTTCGGCCTGTGGCGGCAGTGCCGAACCGGTCCAGAACAATGTTTCCGAACCTGACAATGTGCAGGAAAACGCCGTGAACGCGGCGGTGGTGCCTGTCACAAATGAAGCCAGCAATCAGGCGGCGGCGACACCCGCGCCGGCTGCCGGGGCGACAGAGGCTGCAGCGACAAAGCCTGCCGCCGAAACCGCAGCACCCAAGGAAACCGCAGCGGCCGCACCGGCCCCCGCGAAGGTCGCAACCTCGGCACCCGCCAGTGCTCCGGCTGCCGCGCCGGAGGGCGATGCCGCCAATGGTGCCAAGCTGTTCGCACAATGCCGCGTGTGCCACTCTGTCGAGCCTGACAAAAATGGTCTTGGCCCGTCGCTCCACGGCGTGGTCGGCCGCAAGGCCGGCACGCTCGCCGGGTTCAATTACTCGCCGGCCGTCAAGGGCAGCGGCATTACCTGGTCGGCATCTGCGCTGAACACCTATCTGCGCTCGCCGATGAAGGCGATGCCGGGCACGAAGATGGCGTTCGCGGGCATTGCCGACGATGCCAAGCGCGCCGACGTCATCGCCTATCTTCAGACCCTCAAATAA
- a CDS encoding MarR family winged helix-turn-helix transcriptional regulator, with translation MAENSEEPAAIVLPTITGGSRLDREYGFTYRMILVARRYRAMLDERLRPLGYGSARMEALSTIARSPEPSAQIAIAKRIGIEGPTLTRMLDTLEADGLVVRLQDPSDRRTKLIQLTPAGQEALDEIMAVAHAFRASVLEGLSDKEIDQVNVVTDKLMRLLYESPMG, from the coding sequence TTGGCTGAGAATTCTGAGGAACCGGCAGCCATCGTCCTGCCGACGATCACCGGTGGGAGCCGGCTGGATCGCGAATATGGGTTCACCTATCGCATGATCCTCGTCGCGCGCCGTTATCGCGCGATGCTGGACGAGCGCTTGCGTCCGCTGGGCTATGGCTCGGCCCGCATGGAAGCGCTCTCGACGATCGCCCGGTCGCCGGAACCGAGTGCTCAGATTGCCATCGCCAAGCGGATCGGCATTGAAGGGCCGACCCTGACGCGGATGCTCGATACACTGGAAGCCGATGGGCTGGTGGTGCGGTTGCAGGACCCCAGCGACCGGCGCACCAAGCTGATCCAACTCACGCCGGCCGGGCAGGAGGCGCTGGATGAAATCATGGCTGTTGCCCACGCTTTCCGTGCGTCCGTGCTGGAAGGGCTGAGCGACAAGGAGATCGATCAGGTCAATGTCGTCACCGACAAGCTCATGAGATTGCTGTACGAATCTCCAATGGGCTGA
- a CDS encoding NAD(P)-dependent oxidoreductase, producing the protein MATGTNEQAAHGAPRIVHLDKITMGGFEIPRPDIAHEWIEHDFTEPQDVAARLAGAQVAIINKVRLDAAMLAALPDLKLIAVTATGTDVVDSVAAKARGIEVRNVVGYAGTSVAEHVMMLILALARGLVPFRNSVVDGQWENGQAFCVFAAPVRDLAGQRLGLFGSGAIAQAVASRAQAMGMDVVFAGRQGQPAGEGRMAFEEVLATSDIISLHCPLTDDTRHMLNAQTLAGMKAGAVIINTARGALIDLDALEDALASGHIGGAGIDVAPVEPPPPGSPILRLAQRDNVIVTPHSAWLSAQAVTEVARRTGENVATFLAAR; encoded by the coding sequence ATGGCAACGGGCACGAACGAGCAGGCAGCGCACGGCGCGCCGCGCATTGTGCATCTCGACAAGATAACGATGGGCGGGTTCGAGATTCCCCGGCCCGATATCGCGCATGAGTGGATCGAGCATGATTTCACCGAGCCGCAGGATGTGGCGGCTCGCCTCGCCGGCGCGCAGGTGGCGATCATCAACAAGGTGCGGCTGGACGCCGCCATGCTTGCCGCGCTGCCGGACCTCAAGCTCATTGCCGTGACGGCGACCGGGACGGACGTGGTCGACAGCGTCGCGGCCAAGGCCCGGGGCATCGAAGTGCGCAATGTGGTGGGTTACGCCGGCACATCCGTCGCCGAGCATGTGATGATGCTGATTCTCGCGCTCGCTCGCGGGCTGGTGCCGTTCCGCAATTCGGTTGTCGATGGCCAATGGGAGAATGGCCAGGCCTTTTGCGTCTTCGCTGCACCCGTGCGGGATCTTGCCGGGCAGCGGCTCGGCCTGTTCGGCAGCGGCGCGATTGCGCAGGCCGTCGCCAGCCGCGCGCAGGCGATGGGCATGGATGTTGTGTTCGCCGGGCGCCAGGGGCAGCCGGCCGGTGAGGGACGTATGGCCTTCGAGGAGGTGCTGGCGACCAGCGACATCATCAGCCTGCATTGCCCGCTGACGGACGACACGCGGCACATGCTCAACGCGCAGACGCTGGCCGGCATGAAGGCCGGTGCCGTCATCATCAACACCGCGCGCGGCGCCCTGATCGATCTCGATGCGCTGGAGGACGCGCTGGCGTCAGGCCATATCGGCGGCGCCGGAATCGATGTGGCGCCGGTCGAGCCGCCGCCACCGGGCAGCCCCATTCTGCGCCTTGCTCAACGCGACAATGTGATCGTCACGCCGCACTCGGCGTGGCTGAGCGCTCAGGCGGTGACGGAAGTGGCGCGGCGCACCGGCGAGAATGTCGCAACCTTCCTGGCGGCGCGCTAA
- a CDS encoding glycerate kinase yields the protein MNRRALLEEAFAVAVAACKRPETIIAALPPRPKGRVLVIAAGKGAVPMAQAVEQHWPDATGLAVTRTGYGGPLTRIELVEASHPVPDAAGLAAAERCLALAESAEEGDLLLVLLSGGASALLAAPSPPLDLAAKQAVTRALVRSGASIGEINMVRRHLSRIKGGRLAAAAWPAQVVTLAVSDVVGDVPQDIGSGPTVGDESTVAQAQAVLARYGIADPGGWSESVKPDDPRLAGSRFDVVVRPDDALDAAAAFLQAQGYEPVILDREAHGDAREVARRHAQTAILAHNRTQRCALLSGGELTVTVAGHGVGGPNQEYALELAGQIADHPGVAALAADTDGVDGNRDVAGAYVDGETGFALDEAGIDVEAVQAANDAGGALGQVGALFTPGPTLTNVNDLRIILVDP from the coding sequence ATGAACCGGCGCGCTTTGCTGGAGGAGGCTTTTGCCGTCGCGGTTGCGGCGTGCAAGCGGCCCGAGACGATCATTGCGGCCCTGCCGCCCCGGCCCAAAGGGCGCGTGCTCGTCATCGCCGCAGGCAAGGGCGCCGTGCCGATGGCGCAGGCGGTGGAGCAGCACTGGCCGGATGCCACCGGCCTCGCCGTGACCCGCACCGGCTATGGCGGCCCGCTCACCCGCATCGAGCTGGTCGAAGCCAGCCATCCCGTGCCGGATGCTGCAGGTCTTGCGGCGGCAGAGCGCTGCCTAGCTCTGGCTGAGAGCGCCGAGGAAGGCGATCTGCTGCTGGTGCTGCTTTCGGGCGGGGCCTCGGCCCTGCTCGCAGCGCCATCCCCGCCACTCGATCTCGCGGCCAAGCAGGCGGTGACCCGCGCGCTGGTGCGCTCCGGCGCGTCGATCGGCGAGATCAACATGGTGCGGCGCCACCTGTCGCGCATCAAGGGCGGACGCCTCGCGGCGGCTGCCTGGCCGGCGCAGGTCGTCACCCTTGCCGTCTCGGATGTGGTCGGCGATGTGCCGCAGGACATCGGCTCCGGCCCGACCGTGGGCGATGAAAGCACGGTGGCGCAGGCACAAGCGGTGCTGGCGCGCTATGGCATCGCCGATCCGGGCGGCTGGAGCGAATCGGTCAAGCCGGATGATCCCCGCCTGGCGGGAAGCCGGTTCGACGTGGTCGTCCGCCCTGATGACGCGCTGGATGCCGCCGCCGCATTTTTGCAGGCGCAGGGTTATGAACCGGTCATTCTCGATCGGGAGGCCCATGGCGATGCGCGCGAAGTCGCGCGCCGTCATGCCCAGACCGCGATCCTGGCGCATAATCGCACCCAACGCTGCGCGCTGCTCTCGGGCGGCGAATTGACGGTGACGGTTGCCGGCCACGGGGTCGGTGGTCCCAATCAGGAATATGCGCTGGAGCTGGCCGGGCAGATCGCCGACCATCCCGGCGTCGCCGCGCTGGCCGCCGATACGGACGGGGTGGACGGCAACCGGGATGTCGCGGGCGCCTATGTCGATGGCGAAACCGGCTTTGCGCTGGACGAGGCCGGCATCGATGTTGAGGCGGTGCAGGCCGCCAACGATGCCGGGGGTGCTCTTGGTCAGGTGGGTGCGCTGTTCACGCCCGGACCGACGCTCACCAACGTCAACGACTTGCGGATCATCCTGGTCGATCCTTGA
- a CDS encoding TauD/TfdA dioxygenase family protein, with translation MDVRRLHLIFGAELSGPDLSQVPDQALIDLVERLMDEHVVLCIRGQGHITDEEHLRFARAFGPLELPGMYRPDEPRRMAYGLYDASNLDVNGEIVDRESLRAKFAKGNEIFHADSSFNDMPSKWSMLRGVIVPPERGDTEFVDLRHVYDELPQAMKNRIETLVAEHSFAASRIKGGASPEEAARIREIMPGAMQPMVRISPSGRKSLFVGSHAFRVEGLSDAEGMALIDELIAFASQEKFIYAHKWRQGDLLIWDNRYALHRGTAFDYARYKRDLRRANVNEYGEERSAITAPLRAISN, from the coding sequence ATGGACGTCAGGAGGCTGCATCTGATTTTTGGCGCCGAATTGTCCGGCCCCGACCTGTCGCAAGTCCCAGACCAAGCGCTGATCGATCTCGTCGAACGCCTGATGGACGAGCATGTCGTGCTGTGCATCCGCGGCCAGGGGCATATCACGGATGAGGAGCATCTGCGCTTTGCCCGTGCCTTCGGCCCGCTCGAACTGCCCGGCATGTATCGCCCGGATGAGCCGCGCAGGATGGCTTATGGTCTCTACGATGCCTCCAATCTCGACGTGAACGGTGAGATCGTGGACCGCGAATCGCTGCGGGCCAAGTTCGCCAAGGGCAATGAGATTTTCCACGCGGACAGCAGCTTCAACGACATGCCGAGCAAATGGTCGATGCTGCGCGGTGTGATCGTCCCGCCGGAGCGCGGCGACACCGAGTTCGTGGATCTGCGCCATGTCTACGATGAACTTCCGCAAGCGATGAAGAACCGCATCGAGACTCTTGTTGCCGAGCACAGCTTTGCGGCCAGCCGCATCAAGGGCGGCGCCAGCCCCGAGGAAGCGGCCCGTATCCGCGAGATCATGCCGGGCGCGATGCAGCCGATGGTGCGAATTAGTCCCTCGGGTCGCAAGAGCCTGTTCGTGGGCAGCCATGCGTTCCGCGTCGAGGGGCTGAGCGATGCCGAGGGCATGGCCCTGATCGACGAATTGATCGCCTTCGCCAGTCAGGAGAAGTTTATCTACGCGCACAAATGGCGCCAGGGCGACCTGCTGATCTGGGACAATCGCTATGCGCTGCACCGTGGGACTGCGTTCGATTATGCGCGCTACAAGCGCGATTTGCGCCGTGCCAACGTCAATGAATATGGCGAGGAGCGCAGCGCGATCACCGCGCCGTTGCGCGCCATTTCAAATTGA
- a CDS encoding amidohydrolase family protein — protein MDYPLISCDDHLDLNQLPTDLWTSRLPDHLKDRGPKVEMVDGRAAWMSDGKSLGGWSGAPSTMTGPKPIFTALDRGGIVDQTERRPAVAELRLADMDRDGVYAHVIFGPVTSLDFDDKELRDACYGAYNEWLKEFCSAAPDRLIGVPMLPPEPEAAVAMLQKIVDLGGFKQANLQIAMAQPRLEDERWEPLWTMLEENNIILSFHVTVFPSVSRAFDKYKGSPGATFLHVKMFIEQFMDPFVDLFAWGILERHPGLKIVIAESGIGWLPWVIEELDYRHWRLWEAEEFWNARGGIPHKMKPSELFKRQVYGTFQQSPTAIALHKFYGEDKLLWATDYPHPDSIWPNSRKVLAEFTEGADPALVRKIAYENAAKLYGLDIPARVDAIAAE, from the coding sequence ATGGATTATCCGCTGATCAGTTGTGACGATCACCTCGATCTCAATCAACTTCCCACCGATCTCTGGACGAGCCGGCTGCCCGACCATCTGAAGGATCGCGGCCCCAAGGTCGAGATGGTCGATGGCCGCGCCGCCTGGATGAGCGACGGCAAGAGCCTGGGCGGCTGGTCCGGTGCGCCGAGCACGATGACCGGTCCCAAGCCGATCTTCACCGCCCTGGATCGCGGTGGCATTGTCGATCAGACCGAGCGTCGCCCTGCGGTCGCCGAACTGCGACTGGCCGACATGGATCGGGATGGCGTGTATGCGCATGTCATATTCGGCCCGGTCACCTCGCTCGATTTCGACGATAAGGAACTGCGCGACGCCTGCTACGGCGCCTATAATGAATGGCTCAAGGAGTTCTGTTCCGCCGCTCCTGACCGGTTGATCGGCGTGCCGATGCTGCCGCCCGAGCCGGAAGCGGCCGTCGCGATGCTGCAGAAGATCGTCGATCTGGGCGGTTTCAAGCAGGCCAATCTGCAGATCGCCATGGCCCAGCCGCGCCTTGAGGACGAGCGCTGGGAGCCGCTGTGGACCATGCTGGAGGAGAATAACATCATTCTCTCCTTCCATGTGACCGTGTTCCCGAGCGTCAGCCGCGCGTTCGACAAGTATAAGGGCAGCCCGGGCGCCACCTTCCTGCATGTGAAGATGTTCATCGAGCAGTTCATGGATCCGTTTGTGGACCTGTTTGCTTGGGGCATTCTCGAGCGGCACCCCGGCCTCAAGATCGTCATCGCAGAGAGCGGCATCGGCTGGCTGCCCTGGGTGATCGAGGAACTGGATTATCGCCACTGGCGCCTGTGGGAAGCCGAAGAATTCTGGAACGCGCGCGGCGGCATTCCGCACAAGATGAAGCCGTCCGAGCTGTTCAAGCGGCAGGTCTACGGCACGTTCCAGCAGAGCCCCACGGCAATCGCGCTGCACAAGTTCTATGGTGAGGACAAGCTGCTGTGGGCGACGGACTATCCGCACCCGGACAGCATCTGGCCGAACAGCCGCAAGGTGCTGGCCGAGTTCACCGAGGGCGCCGATCCGGCGCTGGTGCGAAAGATTGCCTATGAGAATGCCGCCAAGCTCTATGGGCTGGACATTCCGGCCCGCGTCGACGCGATTGCCGCTGAGTAA
- a CDS encoding alpha/beta hydrolase: MTNEEGGQTSVKLPARDIPPPWTISPQARQALIEGAATPATNWPAATDLAGWRERLAASNAMWEPMAQAMLAALPVTIDTVQIAGVTCHDCVPDAGTANDGPVYLFIHGGAFVFGGGAFAKATGARQAAALGYRVVSVDYRMPPDHPYPAAPEDCLAVYRALQAGTDPRRIVIGGSSAGGNLAAAVTLMIRDQGLPLPAGLVLLTPEVDLTESGDSFLTNEGLDVVLKRGLPECNALYANGHDLTQPYLSPLFGDFTSGFPPTLVQTGTRDLFLSNSVLFHRKLREAGVDAELHVWEAMPHAGFGWGEVPENREIEREVARFIARVVPQPT; the protein is encoded by the coding sequence ATGACGAACGAAGAGGGCGGCCAGACCAGCGTGAAGCTCCCGGCGCGGGACATCCCGCCGCCATGGACGATCAGCCCCCAAGCCCGGCAAGCGCTGATCGAAGGCGCCGCCACGCCGGCGACGAACTGGCCTGCCGCGACCGATCTGGCAGGCTGGCGGGAACGGCTGGCGGCCAGCAACGCCATGTGGGAGCCGATGGCGCAAGCCATGCTCGCCGCGCTACCGGTGACCATCGACACGGTGCAGATCGCCGGCGTGACCTGCCATGATTGCGTGCCGGATGCCGGAACAGCTAATGATGGTCCGGTCTATCTCTTCATTCATGGCGGCGCCTTTGTCTTCGGCGGTGGCGCATTTGCCAAGGCGACCGGCGCCCGGCAGGCAGCGGCGCTGGGCTACCGGGTCGTTTCGGTGGATTATCGTATGCCGCCCGACCACCCTTACCCGGCTGCGCCGGAGGATTGCCTTGCGGTATATCGGGCGTTGCAGGCCGGGACCGATCCGCGCCGCATCGTGATTGGCGGCAGTTCCGCCGGCGGCAATCTCGCCGCGGCTGTGACGCTGATGATTCGCGATCAGGGCCTGCCGCTCCCCGCCGGTCTCGTGCTGCTGACGCCCGAAGTCGATCTGACCGAGTCGGGTGACAGCTTCCTTACCAATGAAGGGCTGGATGTGGTGCTCAAGCGCGGGCTGCCGGAGTGCAACGCGCTCTACGCCAACGGCCATGACCTCACGCAGCCCTATCTCTCCCCGCTCTTCGGCGATTTCACCAGCGGCTTTCCGCCGACACTGGTGCAGACTGGAACGCGCGATCTCTTCCTGTCCAATTCCGTGCTCTTCCACCGCAAATTGCGAGAGGCGGGCGTCGATGCCGAATTACATGTGTGGGAAGCGATGCCGCACGCCGGGTTCGGTTGGGGCGAGGTGCCGGAGAACAGGGAAATCGAGCGCGAGGTTGCGCGGTTCATCGCGCGCGTAGTGCCGCAGCCTACCTAA